Proteins encoded in a region of the Diabrotica virgifera virgifera chromosome 4, PGI_DIABVI_V3a genome:
- the LOC126883721 gene encoding uncharacterized protein LOC126883721: MNTAHDTKCKYDDRPSSVNVESTNVIGKRTFKLPPIEFKKFNGELKDWLPFWSQFKVVHDDPSIDLHDKIAYLRQATLEGSKARRLVESFPAVADNYSKIINSLKSRFGREDLQIEVYIRELLKLILSRVSSSSCNVSTLYDMIESQLRSLETLGISADKYAAILYPLIESCLPEDMIRLWHRSSQFLRPSAFVSMHNIDEVAEVTTLETRLSGLMSFLQSEVQNEQKIYLATEGFGLSIENKNKSNNLVDKKNAKLPKQGTNQTLATAAGLISYEVCRCIFCEG, translated from the coding sequence ATGAATACAGCACACGATACTAAGTGCAAATACGATGACAGACCTAGTTCAGTAAATGTAGAGTCAACAAATGTAATAGGTAAGCGTACATTTAAATTACCTCCAATCGAGTTCAAGAAATTTAATGGAGAGTTAAAAGATTGGCTTCCCTTTTGGTCTCAGTTCAAAGTAGTGCACGATGATCCATCGATTGATTTACATGATAAAATAGCTTATTTGAGACAAGCCACTTTAGAAGGTAGTAAGGCCAGACGTTTAGTGGAGAGTTTTCCTGCAGTAGCCGATAATtactcaaaaattattaatagtttGAAGTCTAGGTTTGGCAGAGAGGATCTCCAGATTGAAGTATACATTAGGGAGCTCTTAAAGTTAATTTTGAGTCGAGTTTCTAGTAGTTCTTGTAATGTTTCTACACTTTATGATATGATAGAGAGCCAACTTCGTTCACTTGAGACCTTAGGCATATCTGCTGACAAGTATGCGGCAATATTGTATCCCCTTATTGAGTCATGTTTACCGGAGGATATGATCAGACTATGGCATAGATCTTCACAGTTTTTAAGGCCTTCTGCTTTCGTATCCATGCACAATATCGATGAAGTTGCAGAAGTTACAACTTTAGAAACAAGATTGAGTGGGCTAATGAGTTTTTTACAAAGTGAGGTtcaaaatgaacaaaaaatttatttagcaACGGAAGGTTTTGGTTTATCGattgaaaataaaaacaaatccaATAACCTAGTTGATaaaaagaatgcaaaattacctaaGCAAGGAACTAATCAGACCTTAGCGACCGCTGCTGGGTTAATAAGTTATGAGGTTTGCAGGTGTATTTTTTGTGAAGGATAG
- the LOC126883722 gene encoding uncharacterized protein LOC126883722, with protein sequence MEQKRRILLEKKACVRCLKVGHFSKKCRGRLNCVLCCKSNAVLMCPDLPINKVDTSTSGISRSEENRTEDQTLANFNNTQVFLQTLRINIRSAQGTKQVRALIDTGSQRTYILQRTAQEMGFSAKRTENIVHTLFGGKSTSEQRHKLYQVTASEGAYSCSFDALDQPKICADVSPVYHGPWVGELSDMNISLSDVGHIAPIEILLGADVVGKLYTGRKYQLQCGLVAVETLLGWTLMGKVPAVASNFRTSMMSI encoded by the coding sequence ATGGAACAGAAACGACGAATACTGTTAGAAAAGAAAGCCTGTGTTCGATGTTTAAAAGTAGGACATTTTTCGAAAAAATGTAGAGGGCGTTTGAATTGTGTATTGTGTTGTAAATCCAATGCTGTTTTGATGTGTCCTGATTTACCTATTAACAAAGTTGATACATCGACCTCAGGTATTAGCCGCTCGGAAGAAAATAGAACTGAGGATCAGACGCTTGCTAATTTCAATAATACACAGGTTTTTTTACAAACTCTGCGAATAAATATAAGAAGTGCACAAGGTACTAAACAAGTAAGGGCACTTATTGACACTGGATCGCAGAGAACATATATTTTACAGCGTACCGCACAAGAAATGGGTTTTTCTGCTAAGAGGACCGAAAATATCGTACATACATTATTTGGCGGTAAAAGTACTTCTGAACAACGACACAAATTATACCAAGTAACTGCGAGTGAAGGGGCTTACTCTTGTTCATTTGATGCCTTAGATCAACCAAAAATTTGTGCAGATGTCTCTCCTGTTTATCACGGCCCTTGGGTTGGGGAACTTAGTGACATGAATATTTCGCTCAGCGATGTCGGACATATAGCACCAATTGAGATTTTGTTGGGAGCTGATGTTGTAGGCAAATTGTATACAGGGAGGAAATATCAGTTACAGTGTGGTCTTGTAGCAGTTGAAACTTTGTTAGGTTGGACTCTTATGGGCAAGGTGCCGGCAGTTGCTTCTAATTTCAGAACATCTATGATGTCAATTTAG